The following coding sequences lie in one Rutidosis leptorrhynchoides isolate AG116_Rl617_1_P2 chromosome 6, CSIRO_AGI_Rlap_v1, whole genome shotgun sequence genomic window:
- the LOC139852982 gene encoding G-type lectin S-receptor-like serine/threonine-protein kinase SD2-5, translating to MKTWKSLCFMFIAWIIVFLPQTCLSSVRRNGSLSLGFQGSQMDFIDNDGLFLISNSSVFGFGFNKNTDVTSFTLGIIHITTSRIIWSANKDFPVDYSDNFLFGSDGNAYLQSNGNVVWSTNTAKNGVSSMQLLDSGNLVLLKDDGSVVWQSFNHPTNTLMPKQDFVKGMKLVSNMKNNLSFSLQIKTDDLMLFGDFNTPQPYWSMGKDKRRIINNNGGDTNSATIEANSWRFYDENKVLLSQFVFADESDGDNSTWVAVLEDDGFVKFYDLQSQITASNQIPDDPCSRPQACPSYFVCQNVNTCQCAIGLAQLKCKPQLASSCNESLSKDSLSLVKAGENITYFALGFVSPDSKTDLDGCKTSCLNNCTCSAMFFNNSSGNCYLFDKIGNFKRTTNGGNMETYVKIVGTQSVSSQGQKNKKQSTKVVIVVFVIVSLSAFVVIGLVVVGVRYYNKTNESSDEISEEDTFLENISGMPVRFSYKDLQQATNDFTTKLGQGGFGSVYRGVLNDGTQIAVKRLEGIGQGKKEFRAEVSMIGSIHHHHLVKLKGFCAEGKYRLLVYEYMGNGSLDRWLFGDVSLDWDTRYDIAIGTAKGLAYLHEECDVKIIHCDIKPENVLLDDHFLAKVSDFGLAKLMTREQSHVFTTLRGTRGYLAPEWITNYAISEKSDVYSYGMVLLEIISGRKNYNSSETLNFPAYAFKMMGEGKVKELLDEKMKVDENDERVVIATHVALWCIQDDMNLRPSMPKVVRMLEGLCPVLAPPLAGQTGLYSSLYRSFREFNSDAYLSDTRLSGPR from the exons ATGAAAACATGGAAGTCACTCTGTTTCATGTTCATTGCATGGATTATTGTTTTCTTACCTCAAACATGCCTATCAAGTGTTCGACGAAATGGCTCACTGAGCCTTGGATTTCAAGGCTCTCAAATGGATTTCATAGACAATGATGGGCTGTTTCTAATATCGAATTCATCAGTTTTTGGGTTCGGGTTCAATAAAAATACTGATGTAACTTCATTCACTTTAGGCATCATTCATATAACCACTTCAAGAATCATTTGGTCAGCTAATAAAGACTTCCCAGTTGACTATTCTGATAATTTCTTGTTTGGTAGTGATGGAAATGCTTATTTACAAAGTAATGGGAATGTTGTTTGGTCTACAAACACAGCGAAAAACGGTGTTTCATCGATGCAATTACTTGATTCGGGGAACTTGGTTTTGTTAAAAGATGATGGTAGCGTTGTTTGGCAAAGTTTTAATCATCCTACAAACACTCTTATGCCTAAACAAGATTTTGTCAAAGGGATGAAACTTGTAAGCAATATGAAGAATAATTTGAGCTTTTCGTTGCAAATTAAAACAGACGATTTGATGTTGTTTGGTGATTTCAACACCCCACAGCCTTATTGGTCTATGGgaaaagataaaagaagaatcattAACAATAATGGTGGTGATACTAATTCTGCCACCATTGAAGCAAATTCTTGGAGGTTTTATGATGAAAACAAAGTCTTGTTATCACAATTCGTGTTTGCAGATGAAAGTGATGGTGATAATTCCACTTGGGTTGCAGTTTTAGAAGATGATGGTTTTGTTAAATTCTATGATCTTCAATCTCAAATCACTGCAAGTAATCAAATTCCAGATGATCCTTGCAGCAGACCGCAAGCTTGTCCTTCGTATTTCGTTTGTCAAAATGTTAACACGTGTCAGTGTGCAATTGGTTTAGCCCAACTTAAATGTAAGCCACAACTTGCTTCTTCATGTAACGAGTCATTGTCAAAGGATTCATTGAGTTTAGTTAAGGCAGGGGAGAACATAACCTATTTTGCACTTGGGTTTGTTTCACCTGATTCCAAAACCGATTTAGACGGATGCAAAACGTCGTGTTTGAACAACTGTACTTGCTCAGCTATGTTCTTTAATAACAGTTCTGGAAACTGTTACTTGTTTGACAAGATTGGGAACTTTAAACGGACTACTAATGGTGGTAATATGGAAACATACGTTAAGATTGTTGGGACCCAGTCTGTCAGTTCTCAGGGACAAAAAAACAAGAAACAGTCAACaaaagttgtgattgttgtgtttgtTATAGTCTCATTGTCTGCATTCGTTGTTATTGGACTAGTCGTCGTTGGAGTTCGTTACTACAATAAGACGAATGAATCGAGTGATGAAATATCAGAAGAGGATACGTTTTTAGAGAACATTTCTGGTATGCCTGTTCGATTCAGCTACAAAGATCTTCAACAAGCAACGAATGATTTCACTACAAAGCTCGGTCAAGGTGGGTTTGGTTCGGTGTACCGGGGGGTACTAAACGACGGGACCCAGATAGCGGTCAAACGTCTTGAGGGAATTGGTCAAGGTAAGAAAGAGTTTCGTGCTGAGGTCAGCATGATTGGTAGCATACATCATCACCATTTGGTGAAACTCAAAGGGTTTTGTGCAGAAGGGAAATATAGACTTCTTGTTTATGAGTATATGGGAAACGGGTCGTTAGACAGGTGGTTATTTGGGGATGTTTCGTTGGATTGGGATACTAGATACGATATTGCGATCGGTACAGCTAAAGGACTTGCTTACCTTCACGAAGAGTGCGATGTGAAGATCATACATTGTGATATAAAACCAGAAAACGTGTTGTTAGATGACCATTTTTTAGCTAAAGTTTCCGATTTTGGATTAGCTAAACTTATGACACGAGAGCAAAGTCATGTTTTTACGACACTAAGAG GTACTCGAGGCTACCTTGCGCCAGAATGGATCACAAATTACGCGATATCAGAAAAGAGTGATGTTTATAGTTACGGGATGGTATTACTTGAGATTATTAGTGGACGAAAAAACTATAATTCGTCAGAAACGTTGAATTTTCCTGCGTACGCGTTTAAGATGATGGGAGAAGGTAAAGTTAAAGAACTTTTGGATGAGAAGATGAAAGTGGATGAGAATGATGAGCGGGTGGTAATTGCGACCCATGTAGCGTTATGGTGCATACAAGATGATATGAATCTAAGGCCATCTATGCCCAAAGTGGTGCGAATGCTCGAAGGGCTTTGCCCTGTTTTGGCCCCACCGTTGGCTGGGCAGACCGGATTGTATTCTAGCTTGTATAGATCATTTAGGGAATTTAACAGTGATGCTTATTTGTCGGATACTAGACTTTCAGGCCCTAGATAG